The following coding sequences lie in one Caproicibacterium argilliputei genomic window:
- the xseB gene encoding exodeoxyribonuclease VII small subunit, with protein MNKKMTFEQAMDKLAQTVTKLENGSAPLEETMKLYQEGTQLTAFCYQKLQEAELKMKTITAGKDGAPEEP; from the coding sequence ATGAATAAGAAAATGACGTTTGAGCAGGCAATGGACAAGCTTGCGCAGACAGTTACAAAATTGGAAAACGGCAGCGCGCCGCTGGAGGAAACCATGAAGCTGTATCAGGAAGGCACCCAGCTAACTGCATTCTGCTACCAAAAGCTGCAGGAAGCGGAGCTGAAAATGAAAACCATCACTGCTGGCAAGGATGGCGCACCAGAGGAACCGTGA
- a CDS encoding SpoIIIAH-like family protein: MKFQKRQLVLAALVVALGAAVYLNYRFADGNQLLAEDAAASKEPGQTQLVNAGEASLSSAASTASSAVSAASSGTSSCDDYFTEARLTRQKARDSAAQLLEKTISSANSSDAAKKEAVQQTATLAQEQMKENNAENIIKAKGFSDCVVFLQNGECSVVVKEGSTNMENAALIVKDAVSGQTGVPYDKIKVVEKKAS; the protein is encoded by the coding sequence ATGAAATTTCAAAAACGTCAGCTGGTACTGGCAGCACTGGTCGTGGCGCTCGGCGCGGCGGTGTACCTGAACTACCGGTTCGCAGACGGAAACCAGCTGCTGGCGGAAGACGCCGCGGCATCGAAGGAACCGGGACAGACACAATTGGTCAATGCGGGCGAAGCCTCACTGTCCTCTGCCGCAAGCACCGCTTCCTCTGCCGTTTCCGCTGCTTCTTCCGGTACGTCTTCCTGTGACGATTACTTTACCGAAGCGCGCCTGACCCGCCAGAAAGCCCGCGACAGTGCGGCGCAGCTGCTGGAAAAAACCATTTCCAGCGCAAATTCCAGCGATGCTGCCAAAAAAGAGGCGGTGCAGCAGACCGCAACACTTGCGCAGGAGCAGATGAAGGAAAATAATGCGGAAAACATCATCAAAGCCAAGGGCTTTTCCGACTGTGTGGTCTTTCTGCAGAACGGAGAGTGCAGTGTGGTGGTAAAAGAGGGCAGCACCAATATGGAAAACGCCGCGCTGATTGTGAAAGACGCCGTTTCCGGGCAGACAGGCGTGCCTTACGACAAAATCAAAGTGGTCGAGAAGAAAGCATCCTGA
- the nusB gene encoding transcription antitermination factor NusB: MKRHDARRQAFFLLFEQSLHGGTVAELIDYADEAGSFQEEDEEQKQVPAPVDEFAQRTASGAEAHCAELDEIIGRYARGWSVRRISKVCLALLRLALYEMKWEADIPVSVSINEAVELAKQYGGADDASFLNGILGAAAKELQTDG; encoded by the coding sequence ATGAAACGACATGACGCACGCAGGCAGGCATTCTTCCTGCTTTTTGAACAGAGTCTGCATGGTGGCACCGTTGCGGAACTGATTGATTATGCAGACGAAGCGGGCTCTTTTCAGGAAGAGGACGAAGAACAGAAGCAGGTGCCGGCTCCAGTGGATGAATTTGCACAGCGGACAGCCTCCGGCGCGGAGGCGCACTGCGCCGAACTGGACGAGATTATCGGTCGGTACGCACGCGGCTGGTCGGTGCGCCGGATTTCCAAGGTGTGCCTGGCACTGCTGCGGCTCGCACTGTATGAAATGAAGTGGGAAGCGGACATTCCGGTCAGCGTTTCCATCAATGAAGCTGTCGAGCTTGCCAAGCAGTACGGCGGCGCGGATGACGCATCCTTCCTGAATGGAATTCTGGGTGCCGCCGCAAAGGAGCTGCAGACAGATGGCTGA
- a CDS encoding tRNA (adenosine(37)-N6)-threonylcarbamoyltransferase complex transferase subunit TsaD → MADIFALDTSNYTTSTALFRDGEIFQQKQLLPVRKGELGLRQSDAVFHHVQQLPELTEALFAQTSRSTLQAVGCSSRPRTLPGSYMPCFTVGHGAARLLAAVHGVPLYTFSHQQGHIAAALWSAQRLDLFEKPFLAFHVSGGTTEAVLAAPAADEPFHVRLLAQSLDLKGGQAVDRVGRLLGLPFPAGPELEKLAAQSDAAFRIRPSMKGADCSLSGIENQCARQKAEGVPPQDIAKYCLCSLLAALDAMAAALLREHPGLPLVFAGGVMSNRFIRTALTEKYGACFAEPAFSADNAAGIAVLTARREGLL, encoded by the coding sequence ATGGCTGACATCTTTGCACTGGATACCAGTAACTATACCACCAGCACGGCACTGTTTCGGGACGGCGAAATTTTTCAGCAGAAACAGCTGCTGCCGGTCAGAAAGGGAGAACTGGGTCTGCGGCAGAGCGATGCGGTGTTCCATCATGTGCAGCAGCTGCCGGAACTGACGGAAGCGCTGTTTGCGCAGACCAGCCGCAGTACGCTGCAGGCAGTGGGATGCTCCTCCCGCCCGCGCACGCTGCCCGGCAGCTATATGCCGTGTTTTACGGTTGGCCACGGGGCGGCGCGCCTGCTGGCGGCGGTGCACGGTGTGCCTTTGTACACGTTTTCCCATCAGCAGGGACACATCGCGGCGGCACTTTGGTCCGCGCAGCGGCTGGATTTATTTGAAAAACCGTTTCTTGCCTTTCATGTTTCCGGCGGAACCACCGAAGCGGTCCTGGCAGCGCCGGCTGCGGATGAGCCGTTTCACGTCCGGCTGCTGGCGCAGTCGCTGGACTTAAAAGGTGGACAGGCGGTGGACCGTGTCGGCAGGCTTCTGGGATTACCGTTCCCCGCCGGCCCGGAGTTGGAAAAGCTGGCGGCACAGTCCGATGCTGCGTTTCGCATCCGCCCGTCGATGAAGGGTGCGGACTGTTCTCTTTCCGGAATTGAAAATCAATGCGCACGGCAGAAAGCAGAGGGGGTGCCGCCGCAGGATATTGCGAAATACTGCCTTTGCAGCCTGCTGGCAGCTTTAGACGCGATGGCGGCGGCATTGCTGCGAGAACACCCCGGTTTGCCGCTTGTTTTTGCGGGCGGCGTGATGTCGAACCGGTTTATCCGAACCGCACTGACGGAAAAATACGGCGCCTGTTTTGCAGAGCCTGCTTTTTCTGCGGACAATGCGGCGGGCATTGCTGTGCTGACGGCGCGCAGGGAGGGACTGCTGTGA
- the xseA gene encoding exodeoxyribonuclease VII large subunit yields the protein MKQNAVLTVTQLNRYVKSLLEGDARLNCVYITGEISNFTDHYRSGHLYFSLKDETCAVKAVMFASAARRLRFAPENGMKVLVRGRVSAYEVSGQYQLYAEEMQPVGAGERAVALEQLKEKLRREGLFEQARKRALPQFPKRVGAITSATGAVIHDIQNVLTRRWPLAELVLLPVAVQGAQAVPQLVQALQTFNRKQCADVLIIGRGGGSAEDLWAFNEELVVRAVAASQIPIISAVGHETDVTLTDFAADLRAPTPSAAAELAVPDRAELMESLLQTAVQLRLGVEQRLNDERMQLDLLAQSLQEGLETPAQLCRQELSVLAGRLEDLSPLKVLKRGYSMVTDAGGGVLTNPHAVMVGEQVQVRMDKGTLFCTVDEKEDLHE from the coding sequence GTGAAACAGAATGCGGTGCTGACGGTCACACAGCTTAACCGGTATGTCAAATCTCTGCTGGAGGGGGACGCGAGGCTCAACTGCGTATATATTACCGGCGAAATCAGCAATTTTACAGACCACTACCGTTCCGGACATTTGTACTTTTCTTTAAAAGATGAAACGTGCGCCGTGAAAGCGGTGATGTTTGCGTCTGCCGCGCGCCGACTGCGGTTTGCACCGGAGAACGGTATGAAGGTTTTGGTGCGCGGCAGGGTTTCCGCATACGAAGTGTCAGGACAGTATCAGCTTTATGCGGAGGAAATGCAGCCGGTCGGTGCGGGTGAGCGTGCGGTTGCGCTGGAGCAGCTGAAAGAAAAATTGCGCAGGGAGGGCTTGTTTGAGCAGGCACGAAAGCGTGCGCTGCCGCAGTTTCCCAAACGAGTGGGCGCCATCACGTCGGCAACCGGTGCGGTGATTCATGATATTCAAAATGTTCTTACGCGGCGGTGGCCGTTGGCGGAGCTGGTGCTGCTGCCGGTCGCGGTGCAGGGGGCGCAGGCGGTGCCGCAGCTTGTGCAGGCACTGCAGACCTTTAACCGGAAGCAGTGCGCGGATGTGCTGATCATCGGCCGCGGCGGCGGCAGCGCCGAGGATTTGTGGGCATTTAATGAGGAACTGGTTGTGCGCGCGGTAGCGGCCTCTCAGATTCCGATTATTTCCGCGGTCGGGCATGAAACGGACGTAACACTGACGGATTTTGCCGCGGATTTGCGCGCGCCGACGCCCAGCGCCGCGGCGGAACTGGCGGTGCCGGATCGGGCGGAACTGATGGAGTCGCTTCTGCAGACGGCGGTACAGCTGCGGCTGGGGGTGGAGCAGCGTCTTAATGACGAGCGTATGCAGCTGGATTTGCTTGCCCAGTCGCTGCAGGAGGGACTGGAAACCCCCGCACAGCTCTGCAGGCAGGAGCTTTCTGTGCTTGCCGGACGACTGGAGGATTTAAGCCCTCTCAAGGTGCTTAAGCGCGGTTACTCCATGGTGACGGACGCGGGCGGCGGCGTTTTAACCAATCCGCACGCGGTTATGGTTGGCGAGCAGGTGCAGGTGCGTATGGACAAAGGGACGCTTTTTTGCACGGTAGACGAAAAGGAGGACCTTCATGAATAA